One window of the Nocardia huaxiensis genome contains the following:
- a CDS encoding serine/threonine-protein kinase: MGSTLQPGESFAGYQILRRLGAGGMGAVYQARDRDLPRFVALKLLKAAEDVDPEHKARFRREADSVARLEHPNIVTVYARGEDAGQLWISMTFVDGSDVASALKQGAMNPARAVRIITETAGALDHAHETGILHRDVKPANILLTQRRGERVLLTDFGIAKALDESHQLTRKGEVMASFQYVAPERLTRPDDADHRADVYSLGCTFFHMLTGRPPYPGEDVGQIVYGHAYKPIPKPSEQNPTLPQGLDEVVARAMAKDPESRFQTCSQFAWAAAQTLRQGPPNPMPQGTTREAGGSAQGGSSTRWNVTTDQDRAANARTPIPGGPRPQNGTSARPPLHTGPRPPGNTGARPQVTTGPRPQPTAGAKPPVTTGPRPQPTAGATPPVTTGPPPQPISGATPPATTGPRPQSTGGTAPPGAEAGHSGPRPSANHDPHPSAATGEYRSSDASEHHIPDAAPHPCPAAREPGAGAVITKCAAAYAE; encoded by the coding sequence GGCGGAATGGGCGCCGTGTATCAGGCGCGCGACCGGGACCTGCCGCGGTTCGTGGCATTGAAACTGCTCAAGGCCGCCGAGGATGTGGATCCGGAGCACAAGGCGCGATTCCGGCGCGAGGCGGATTCGGTTGCCCGGCTGGAACATCCGAACATCGTCACGGTGTACGCGCGCGGCGAGGACGCCGGGCAGCTGTGGATCTCCATGACTTTCGTCGACGGCAGCGATGTCGCGTCGGCGTTGAAACAGGGGGCCATGAATCCGGCGCGGGCGGTCCGCATCATCACCGAGACCGCGGGCGCGCTCGACCACGCACACGAGACCGGAATCCTGCACCGCGATGTGAAGCCCGCCAACATCCTGCTCACCCAGCGGCGCGGAGAACGCGTGCTGCTCACCGACTTCGGCATCGCCAAGGCCCTGGACGAGAGCCACCAGCTCACCCGCAAAGGGGAGGTGATGGCCAGCTTCCAATATGTCGCGCCGGAACGGCTGACGCGGCCCGACGATGCCGATCATCGCGCCGACGTGTACTCGCTGGGCTGCACGTTCTTCCACATGCTGACCGGCCGCCCGCCCTACCCGGGCGAGGACGTGGGCCAGATCGTCTACGGCCACGCCTACAAGCCGATTCCCAAGCCGAGCGAGCAGAACCCCACGCTCCCACAGGGTTTGGACGAGGTCGTGGCGCGCGCCATGGCCAAGGACCCGGAGAGCCGATTCCAGACCTGCTCCCAGTTCGCGTGGGCGGCGGCGCAGACGCTGCGGCAGGGTCCGCCGAACCCGATGCCGCAGGGCACGACTCGCGAAGCCGGCGGCAGTGCCCAGGGCGGCTCGTCCACCCGATGGAATGTGACAACCGATCAGGACCGCGCCGCGAACGCGCGGACCCCGATACCCGGCGGACCGAGGCCCCAGAACGGCACCTCAGCCCGCCCACCACTGCACACCGGGCCGCGCCCGCCCGGAAATACCGGCGCCAGACCGCAGGTGACGACCGGGCCACGGCCACAGCCGACTGCTGGCGCGAAACCTCCGGTGACGACCGGCCCACGGCCACAGCCGACTGCCGGGGCGACACCGCCCGTGACGACCGGCCCGCCGCCGCAACCGATTTCCGGGGCGACACCGCCGGCGACGACCGGCCCGCGGCCGCAATCGACTGGTGGGACGGCACCACCGGGTGCCGAGGCAGGCCACTCCGGTCCACGTCCGTCCGCAAATCACGATCCGCACCCGTCGGCGGCCACGGGCGAATACCGGTCTTCCGACGCGAGCGAACACCACATTCCGGATGCCGCCCCACACCCCTGTCCGGCCGCCCGCGAACCAGGCGCAGGGGCCGTCATCACGAAATGCGCCGCAGCCTATGCGGAATGA
- a CDS encoding PASTA domain-containing protein, which produces MLPPEPGRPADPRGGVRAWILLALAGIVVLASFAYIQSREGSQGGGASPTTTVATTTDPTTTDPVTSVVETTAPTTAQPTTTSTTPPTTTTTTTTEPKPKPVTVPNVVGGTYTEAKSALEQAGFTVTKVEQEDSSAAGTVLATDPAAGTEVKAKSTVTVTVSTGKQTTTDITVPNLVGLDVAQAKAALKELGWTGSFQQTEVTVTDAAQEGLITGQSPADGTAITPGSTVTIKIGKLKT; this is translated from the coding sequence GTGCTCCCTCCGGAACCCGGCCGGCCCGCCGATCCCCGGGGCGGCGTCCGGGCGTGGATTCTGCTGGCGCTGGCCGGGATCGTGGTGCTGGCGTCCTTCGCCTACATCCAGTCCCGGGAGGGCTCGCAGGGCGGCGGAGCGAGTCCGACCACGACCGTGGCGACCACAACGGACCCGACCACCACCGATCCGGTGACGTCGGTGGTGGAGACCACGGCACCCACGACCGCCCAGCCGACCACGACCTCCACCACACCGCCGACCACCACGACCACGACGACGACCGAACCGAAGCCGAAACCCGTGACTGTGCCGAATGTCGTGGGCGGCACGTACACCGAGGCGAAGTCGGCCCTCGAGCAGGCCGGGTTCACGGTGACCAAGGTCGAGCAGGAGGACAGCAGCGCCGCGGGCACGGTGCTGGCTACCGATCCCGCCGCCGGTACCGAGGTCAAGGCCAAATCCACGGTCACGGTCACGGTCTCCACTGGGAAGCAGACCACCACCGACATCACCGTGCCGAATCTCGTCGGACTCGATGTGGCCCAGGCGAAAGCGGCACTGAAGGAGCTCGGCTGGACGGGTTCGTTCCAGCAGACCGAGGTGACGGTCACCGATGCGGCGCAGGAAGGGTTGATCACCGGTCAGTCACCGGCGGATGGCACCGCGATCACTCCCGGCTCGACTGTGACCATCAAGATCGGCAAGCTGAAGACATGA